The genomic segment TTTCTCTTAGGCATGTAATTCATACATTTCCTCTAAAAATAAAATTTATAACAAGTATATAGATTGAAACAACCAATACACTCATTACAAATATAACATATATTTATATTTTATAATCAAAAAAAAGGATAGCATGGCTATCCTGTTGAATTTGATGTCAGCGTTTTCAATTTCTCTCATCTCCCATTTTGATCAAACCCGAGTGGGCAACTTTCCTTCTCCTCCTCTTTCTGCATACGCTCAGAAACAATCTTTCTGTATAGGAGCATGGAGTTGATAGCCGACCTTAACACAAAATATTCGTTGTCCGGGTGGTCAGCATCAGTCTCAATGATCCCCGCTAGATCCTTCATGTTTTTGATCATCTGTTCCTTTTTGTCCTCCACAATAGAAATGTTCTTTTTCCACCATGGATCTTTCAATAATTCTTCTAGCATCACATCGTGAAAAATTTCAGTCATTGCTTCCATGTCTTTTTTGAAATCGTAATTTTTCTGTTCCATGTTTACTCCTCCGTTAATTTTACTTAGACAATCTTTACTCCATTTCCACCAAGGATGTTTCTGGAAATACTGCTTTCTCATCCATCCCTTTAAACTGAACTGTTTTGTGACATATTGGGCATTGACAATTGTCCACTACAATACCAACCAACCCACAATACTCCATGCTTGGTTCTTCATTTGGATCGTGTGATTCAGTTGGTCCTATGACTCTAACAAGTTTTGGGATGGACATTATTCCTCATCCTCCTTTTTTAATTCTTCAATAAATTTCATGCTGAAATAGATAATGAAACACAAGAGAAACGTAAAGATAAAAAGATCACCGGGCGATGTTAAAAGATCCATTAATGACATATTTCCTCCTCTGTTTTAAAGATTAGATAAATATATTCACCATTCTCCACTTTCCTCCCATTTAATATTCTTTGCTTTTTTTGTAAAAATCCAAGTAGTTATTTCTGGTCCTAAATTTGCATCTTTTTTGGAATAATATTTTCTTAATCCTTCAACGAGAGAATTGTTATCTATCCCAATGCATATGCAATCTTTTGAGACAATTGCATGCAATCCATCTTCTTCATATTTTCCATAACATCTTCCACATTTACATTTTCTTGTTTCTCTTTCTAATTTAAAAATATCTTGACAATTTGAGCATAAAACTAATTTCAAAATAATCCTCCACAAAATAAAATGAAATTTAAACTATACATAATAAACATATATGTGGTTTTATAGACAAAAAAAAGACAGATGGTATTCTGTCTTTTCATTCATTTTACTATTCTTTTTCTGAAAATCTATATCTCCTGTTTAGCTCCATCATTCTTTCCATATATTCAACATCGTCTATGGATGTTTTATTTATGATTTCTTTTTCTTTTTCATAATCAGATATCATTAGATTCAGCCCCCATATCTTTTTCTATTGCACTAATTTTGCTTAAATCCCATTCACCCATTTTTGCAAATTCCTTGCAGAATTCAATCATTGTGGTTGTTTTAGGACTAATAACATCATCGGACACATATTTTTCAATTTCAACAGTAAGAATTACTTTGAACACGAATATTATCTCCTCTTTGGTGGATTAGGTCTTGGGCCATATAAGAGATCCCGAGTTATATTTTCTGCTTGCTCTGTTGTATCGGCGCATTCCCAGCAAATATATTTTGTTGGTCTTTCAAAGTTATTTGTTACTTTAAATCCTTTTCCTTTCAAATCTTTACATTTATCGCAGGTAAATGCAACAAACCAACATTTATAAGGACGTGCCTCAATCTTCCGGATGTAACACATCATAATCTTTCTCTTTCATTTTATTTACTTCGCGCATCAAGGATTTTATTGATAATATTTCATCTTTAAATTCTTCGGTATAAATATTTTTCAGATTATTTAAAACACCTTTTCTTTCTTTTTCAGTTTTAATCGTGAAAGAATGATCATTGGTTCCAAGTGAATATATGATTTTGAATTCTTTAATGCCATGTGATATTTGTATACCATTCTTGAGATATTTAATAATATTTTTCAGATTATTTTTATACTCTATTTTTTCATTTAATATTTTTATTATTTTTTCGTATTCATCGATTTTGACGTTCACATTTGTCTCCTTTGTTGGGGATGGCGCGCCCGAGATGGTTCGAACATCTAGCCTTCAGTTTAGAAAACTGTTGCTCTATCCGGTTGAGCTACGGGCGCGTGTTTGAGAATTAATTATCTTTTATGCTACGGGCATAAAATGCCCAATACCTGGAAGAGGACATCCATTTTCGGTAGGAGTTTTATTAGCATCAATAAATTTCATATTCCCGATTTTGCTTTGTAACTTGCACCATCTGCATCCGTTAGGATCGGTTGCCAACCCATAAAGGAAAGGACAATATGAACATCCTATGACTTTTATATATCTATAATCAGAACCTTCATTAATTTTATCCGTATCTTTAATCTCACCCATTATCCAACCTCTTTCTATTTTTTTCACTCAATCTATTAGTGTTTCTCAATTCTTCTAACCATTTCAAACCGTGTTCTTTTATATATTCCTTTAATTCTTTATTTTCCATCAACCCAATAAATTCTTTTTCTTCTTCTTTTGTTCTACTATCAATCATAAGATGCATCATTCTTTTTCTTTTCTTTTCTAATATTTTTTTGGATGTTGACATCTCAATTATCTCCTTTTTCTGTTACCAGCATATAATTCACCTCCATATCTTTAACTGTTAAAATTCCATGGTCTTGGTATTTATCTTTTTGGTGTTCCGCTAATTCTTTTGCTTCTTCTATTGAATTAGCATCAATTTCCCATGTTAGATTTTTTGTTAATGATAATTCAGCAATATATTTCATTTTTCACCCATCACAGAAACAATATCATCCATCTCATCAGAAATGGTGTTTAAAAAATTTTTTTCTGTATTACATTTTTCATTTTCATACCAATCAAAATATTTATCTACTTCTTCTTTGTTATGATGAGCATCCCTATCTGCAACCCATGCTTCTGATGTCATTCCATTGTCTTGGGGGACATTCATTTCATTTCCGTCATAATCAATAATTAAAACTTCTGTATCTGCTTGATCGGATATTATATTTTGAATTAATCCGCCTTCAACAGTAATTAAAACTCTCATTGTTATCTCCTAAAAAAATTAAAAGAGGATATAGAAATTAAATCTATATCCTCTCGATAATAATAATATCAAGCAGTTTTCTGTTTCTCTTTTTCCTTTTCTGCAACTTCACTTTCATATCCATTATACATCCAAGTTGAGAAGCAATGATCACATTTCAAAATATGATCAATGACAATGACCTCTTTCTTTCTGCATCTAGGACATATAACCGCTCCTCGTTTCATGTATTCTTTTTCCTTATGCAATCCAATCAATCATTTCAGAAAATTTATTCCAGTTTTTAATTGTTTCTGGTAAATATTTCTGAAATTCCTTATCCACAAAAACATATTGTTTTACCAATCTGTCAATGGTATATTTTGGACTACAAAAGGAGTTTCCACCTGGAATCATTCTTAAAATTTCAATCATTGAAAAATCTTGAATATCTTTTTCAAAAATTTCTTTTTTTATTTGAATATCTGTTCCCATTGATGTTTCATTTATAACATATGCAACAATATAAATTTTTTCAGTTCTTTGACCAACACATTTATCTTCTTTTATTTGGATCAGCAGATGTGTCGTTCCTGTCGCCATTCTTCCAATATCTGGATTTTTTCTCATAAATTGTTCTTTGTCGATATCATGTATCCCATATTCAAATATTTGTGAACATGAAATAATTTGACCTTCTTGTATAGATGAATTTCCAAACATTTTTTACCTCTCCTAAGTTGTGAATTTCTTTAACTCTCCGCAATTCTTGCACTTGAGAATAACAATATGTGTTTGTATTGTTTTAGTATGTGTTTTTATATATGCTTCTTCCGATATCGTCTGATAAAATAACGAGCCGGAAAATTCTGGTTCAATTGGATATGTGCTTGTTATTATTTTGTCACTTACTGTTTCCCAATCATGTTTACATTTATCTTTAAAAAACCATCCCATTCAAGTCCTCTTTTCTTTTATTTTAAATATGGTGATGTTTCTTTCTTGTTAATGGCTTCTTAATTTTATTTTTCTTCATTTTGATTATAGTTCTATTTAGTTTTGTGATTCTATTTTCAAGATCAATATTTCTTTGTAGGAGTGCCATTCCAAAAGCACCTTCTATTGTTTTTGACTTTCCTTCAAACACTTCAGAATCATCATTGTTTCTTTCGTTTAATTTTACAGCGATTGCATTTTCATCATCATATCTTTCGATTTTCACATTCAAATTTCTTTTGATCACAGTCGCAATCATTCTGGATAATTCACCAGGATTTCTCATTTCTTACAAACTCCTTTTACTTTCCAGATTACATAAAAAGAAAATAACCGAAATCGTCATACATACAAAGAGGTATGGAAGAACGTCTTTTGCAACACCAGCCCATTGCATAGAATCTGGAGGAACTAGTCTCCATCCTTGTTGGATAAGAATTTCACAGGTGCTCATCATTTTGACTTTTCCTTTCTTATTTCACTTAGAAATTTCAAAACTTATATGTGTTCCACATCTTGGACACGAAAAGTTGTTTATGTATTCAACCTTATTTGGTTTAAAAGAAATAATCCCATTCATTATAGATTCTGATAATTCTATTGCACATCCACATTGACATCTCAATTGTATTTTTACAAATTCACATGAATGTTCAAAAGTATTTGATTTTTTTTCTAATGTATTTTGTGTAGCCGTGTTTTCTTTTTTTCTTATATTCCAAGCATTAGCAGCTTCTTCTTCACTTGGACATTTCGGTCCCATAGCACCACAGTCACGACAGTACACGCGCCAGTATGGTTGCTCATTGGTGTATGTATAACATCTTTTTCCTTTGCAGAATGGGCATGATCTTACCTTGTATTCTTTCACAATGTCCTCCTAGATCTATCTTAATATATTTTTCAATATAATTTTAGGAGATTTCATTTCTAAACCTACTGCCACATAATTGGATGTATCAGAGATTGCATTCATTAGTTCCTCTTTTGTACATAATCCTTTGTCCACCATAATTTTTGCTAAAGCATATGTGACTGTCTCTACACATGAATTACCGAGTTGTGAATGCATAGATTCAGATAGTATGCGTGAACATTCAGAAAGATTATCAAATGCTTCTTTTGTTTTTATCGTATTATCACACAATTTATCTATATCTTTTTTAATATCATCAAGCATCATTCGCCGCCTTTCAATTCTTCAATTTCACGCAGCTTGTCAAACCATTCGATGCTTCCCGTGTTTCTGTCCAGCAGACACCTGCCTTGCGATTCGAGTTCGTCAAGATATCGCTCCCGTTCGTCCATCACTCACCTCTCTTCCTCTGATCTTTCTTCAATATTATTCAACCTCAACAATATCCTTGCATTTTTCCTTATTCTTCCTACAACATCAGGATAATCTTTCTTTTCTCTTCCATACGCTATAAGGAGATTGACAACCATTGAATGCATCAATTGTTTATATGCGATTTCCAATTCTTCTTTTGTTTTTAAATTGCAAGTTATATGTGGAATATCAATTTTTATCAATGATTCTTTAATACCATTGCATACAGTGCACATCGTTTGATAATTTTCCAATTGATCTTTTCCACCTTTTGCTCTCGGAATGATATGATCTTTTGTAAATAATATTTCTTTTCCATTAAAGAACCCATATAGATTCAAATGATATGTCGTTTGTCCATTTGGTTTTTCAAAATAAAAAACTTTTCCTTCTAATCCACAACAGACACATTTTAATCCTTTTGATTTAAATAATTGATATCGCTGTGAATTTTTTAATTTGTGTCCTTTTAATTCAAAGGAATGATCTTCTTTTCTTACCCCAACTCTAACTAATGGAAATAATTCTTCTGGTAAAACTGGAGTATTTTCTAATCTAACCAACATCATTTAATCCTTTCTTATTCCTATTAAAAATGAACATGCATTTCCATTCCCCGTATCTTATCTATTAACATATCACGAAGTGCTCCGGCTCCTATTTCTTTAGTTATAATGCCTAATATTTCTTCTTTTAGTACAAGTTTATTCAATATTGTACGAACTTCATTTCGCGTAGTATTTCGCGCACATGCATCTATTTCCTTTTTCAATTCTTCTGAATTTCGGATATATTTTATTACTGTTTTTTCTATCGCTTCATCCACCCACTTTTTGATAATATCCCTGGTTATTCCAAGATCATTATGTAAATAATTCTTAAATTCAATGTACTCTCTTTTAGGTAATTGATTCATTTTTACTCCTTCTTAATTTTCACAAATCCTAACTCTTTTGCTTTCATATATGCAATGGCCAACGGGTAATTATACCAATCTTCACATTTGGATTCTACCTCGGCAATTATCATTCCACTTCCATATTTTTCTACACTACTTCCATATCTTGCAATAACGGTTGGTCTCCCATGTGGGCAATAATATAAATCATATTTTCCTTTATAGTTTTCATTTTTCATTTTGATTGTTCCCATGTATTTACATTTCTTGCAGTCATGAGAATGAACTGGTTTTTTTAGCATTTTAATGCTTTTCATAACTTTTTCTTCATAATATTTTTTTATTTCTTCTGATGTCATTTTTTCTATTTTTTCTTTTTCAAATCTAATGGGAAATAAGTATTCCATTATTTTGTTGTAAGTCTTGAAAATTTTTTCTTTCATCATAAACCACCCGAATAAAATTTTAGATGATGCACCATCAACATATAAAATATATATGTATTTCTAGTGCACATGAAAACTAAAAAAAATATGAATCTAAATTATCTTGAACATAAACAAACGATTTGAATTAGTATCCATGGAGGGGGTTTAATGGATAAGGTTAATGGGTCTTTGGATCTAAGTAAATTATTTGGATACGAGTCTAGAATTTTAGCATTAGAAAATGAGGTCAAGGATCTAAAAAAGGTAATTAAACAATTAACAGGGGATATAATATTATGTAAAGGAAGGAGAAAAAAAGATGCAGTCATTAATTGATAGTCTATTTAGTGGATATGAAGATGATAAAAAAAATCACGATCATCTATCAACAATTGTGAATTATGATGAATCAAAAATAAAAATAAAACCATATGAATATGAAATTCCAGAATTCGGTGGAGGTTGTGTTAGTTATTCAGAGGAGCATATATGAAAATTATTTATGAAGACGAATATAAAGGTGCAAAATATAGATTGATATGCAATTATGATTTAGCTGATAGAGAAAATATATTTATTTTTGAGAAAAGCACCGATAAAGATTCAATGGGAGATTATAACTGGGAAAGAATAAATTTTTTACCTTTTATAATTCCAATTAAAGATAAACCAGAATATAATAGAATATTTAAAATAGTAAACGCAATTAATGAATCACAGCATAAATTTGATATGATAAAAAATGGGTTAATTTTAGAATAAGGAGATCTAAATAATGAGTTGCCATAAAAAAATAAAAAATTATAGAATTGTAATCGTGAATTGGTGTATTTTCCTATTTGGTATTATATTTGGAATTTTGATAGCTTTAAAAAATCTAATTGAATATTTTTTTTCCACATATTAAAAAAACACTTATGTATATAAGTGGGGAGTGTGATTATGACTAAGAGAGAGAAATTATTATTGTCTATTTTTGTTTTGCTTATTTCGTTTTCTATTGCTTGGGCAGATGTTGAAATTTTGAAATGTAAAAAAGAAATAAGGGATCTTAAAGTTGCTAATGAAGAATGGGTTGAAACATATAAATTATTATGTA from the bacterium genome contains:
- a CDS encoding Lar family restriction alleviation protein; translation: MKEYKVRSCPFCKGKRCYTYTNEQPYWRVYCRDCGAMGPKCPSEEEAANAWNIRKKENTATQNTLEKKSNTFEHSCEFVKIQLRCQCGCAIELSESIMNGIISFKPNKVEYINNFSCPRCGTHISFEISK
- a CDS encoding HNH endonuclease, with product MMLVRLENTPVLPEELFPLVRVGVRKEDHSFELKGHKLKNSQRYQLFKSKGLKCVCCGLEGKVFYFEKPNGQTTYHLNLYGFFNGKEILFTKDHIIPRAKGGKDQLENYQTMCTVCNGIKESLIKIDIPHITCNLKTKEELEIAYKQLMHSMVVNLLIAYGREKKDYPDVVGRIRKNARILLRLNNIEERSEEER